The proteins below are encoded in one region of Anoplopoma fimbria isolate UVic2021 breed Golden Eagle Sablefish chromosome 19, Afim_UVic_2022, whole genome shotgun sequence:
- the uevld gene encoding ubiquitin-conjugating enzyme E2 variant 3, translated as MDLRSEKIQRILSKYKFHDVAVEELQKIHRIYPGMLPSTGTYTFSDNTQKDLVRLVGNVPVKYGGRSYNFPVQLWLMDSFPFTPPICLLRPTPSMAIREGKHVDGGGRIHLPGLHNWDYPKSSVVGLLSEMMAKFEEDPPLSSKTTGENKDPHELLAFVSNLQINDGGNRHHDQQTNKVSVIGGGDLGMASVMSILSKCKVDQLVFIDVTESSTKGGSTDLEIFRLPQVEVSRDLAASAGSRVVVVTANAWSSEQSYVSVVQTNVDLYRGIIPNLARYSPNAVMLIASQPVDIMTHVAWRQSCLPPTRVIGAGCNLDSERLSHILDINLNTHKPAWVIGELSDSKVAVMSNSGLSSSVQTQIAAESNSTKPLLDRAFEMMKNRGQRSWSVGLSVADITNSVLTDKMKTHSVTTLAQGWGGIGAEVFLSLPCIMGSNGSTRLAGVSLGQEEDAKLRESVTSLSNLIGQLKI; from the exons AACACCCAAAAAGATCTTGTGAGATTAGTTGGTAACGTCCCAGTCAAGTATGGAG GTCGCTCTTACAACTTCCCCGTTCAGCTGTGGTTGATGGACTCATTCCCCTTCACTCCTCCCATATGCCTCCTGAGACCAACCCCTAGCATGGCCATCAGAGAGGGCAAACATGTTGATGGAGGAGGACGGATTCACCTGCCGGGGCTGCACAACTGGGATTAT CCCAAGTCATCTGTGGTTGGTCTTCTGTCTGAGATGATGGCCAAGTTTGAGGAGGATCCTCCACTGTCCTCAAAGACCACGGGGGAAAACAAAGACCCCCACGAGCTCCTGGCTTTTGTTTCTAATCTGCAGATCAATGACG GTGGAAACAGACATCATGATCAACAAACTAACAAAGTGTCAGTTATCGGGGGAGGAGATTTAGGAATGGCATCGGTGATGAGCATTTTATCAAAG TGTAAAGTGGACCAACTTGTTTTCATTGACGTCACTGAAAGCTCAACAAAGGGCGGCAGCACTGATCTGGAGATATTCCGACTGCCCCAGGTGGAAGTATCCAGAG ATTTGGCGGCCTCTGCGGGCTCCAGGGTTGTCGTGGTGACCGCAAATGCATGGAGCAGCGAGCAGTCGTACGTGAGCGTGGTTCAGACCAATGTGGACTTGTACAGAGGGATCATCCCAAATCTTGCACGTTACAGCCCCAACGCAGTGATGCTCATCGCTTCACAACCAG TCGACATCATGACCCACGTTGCCTGGAGGCAGAGTTGCCTGCCTCCGACACGGGTGATCGGAGCAGGGTGTAACCTGGACTCAGAGCGACTCAGTCACATCCTGGATATAAACCTGAACACTCACAAACCAGCCTGGGTCATAGGGGAACTGTCAGACAGCAAAG TTGCTGTGATGAGTAACAGTGGGCTGAGCTCCAGCGTGCAGACACAGATCGCAGCCGAATCCAACTCTACCAAACCGTTGTTAGACAG GGCGTTTGAGATGATGAAGAATCGAGGCCAGCGGTCATGGTCTGTGGGTCTGTCCGTCGCTGACATCACAAACAGTGTCCTGACGGATAAAATGAAGACCCACTCAGTCACCACCCTGGCTCAG GGCTGGGGTGGCATAGGTGCAGAGGTGTTCCTCAGCCTGCCGTGCATCATGGGATCAAATGGTTCCACGCGTTTGGCCGGAGTGTCACTGGGGCAGGAAGAAGACGccaaactgagagagagtgtCACCTCCCTTTCTAACCTCATTGGTCAGCTCAAGATATGA